CCGCACCGAGCGCCGGGAACGCCTGCGCCCGACGAGAGGCGAAGAGCGCCAACACACCCACCGCTCCCATCAACGCGGCACGCACGACACTAGGCGACGGCCGGACGAGCACCACGAATGCCAGGATCACCACCAGCCCGACGACCGCGGCCGCCCGCGGTGGCACACCCGCACTGCGAACCACGAGAAGCGCTGCCCCGCAGACGATCGCGAAATTGCTGCCGCTCACCGCGGTCAGATGGCTCAGGCCGGCGTCGCGGAAATCGTCCCGCAGGCCGTCGTCGAGGGACCTCTCGTCGCCGAGCACGAGGCCGGGCAGGAGTCCGGCCGCGTCCTCGTCGAGCGCCCGCGCGGCCAACACCTGCAACCGTTCCCGGATCGCACCGGCCACCTGCTGGTGGGCGGGCGGCGAGCCGACGACCCGGGGCTGCTGCGCAGTCAGGGTCGCCACCAGCAGCGAGTGCTCGGGCGGCGGCCGCACCCGCGCGACCGTGAGCACCCGTTGCCCGGGCAACAGTCCCGACCACTCCCCGAGATCCCCCATCAGGTCGGCGGAAGCCGTCGGAACACGATGCGAACCAACCTGTTCCACGTCGACGCGCAGACGGACGCGTCCGGCCGACGAGGGCCCGACAACCACCGGGTCCCCACGCACGGTAAGTACGACCGTCGACTTCCCGGTCGACGCGGCCAGCGGGTGATCGGAGCGGACCTCCTGCCGGATCGCCAAGGAAGTCGCGCACACCGCGGCGAGTCCGGCCACGACGATGATCAAACCGACCGCGTCCCATCCGAACCGGCCGCCGGCACAGACCAGCGTGCCGACCGAGGCCACCGCGCCCGAACAGATCGCCAGCCCGAGCGTGTACCCGGGCGGCATCACCAGCCCGAACGCCGTCACCGACCACACCGCCACCGCCGGTACCAGCAGGCGGTAGTCCACCCGTCAGACCGTCACGAGATCGCGCAGTCTGGCCAGGCGTGCCGGACCGATCCCGTCGACCTCGGCGAGCTGGTCCACGGAGCTGAAGCGCCCGTTGCGATCCCTCCACGACAGGATGGCCTTCGCGGTCACCGGCCCCACCCCGGGCAACTCGTCGAGGTCGGCCTCGGTGGCGGTGTTGAGGTTCACGAGTCCGCCGGTGGCCGGCGGACCACCCGAACCGCCGGCGGGCGCCCCTGCATCTGCCGGGGGTGCACCCGCGGGTGCGGGCGGCGCGCCGGAAGCCCCGACGACGGCGCTGCGCAGCGACATCTCGCCCTGCCCGCCCGCGTAGCCGACGAGGATCTGATCGCCGTCCCGGAGGACCTGCGCGAGGTTCAGCGACAGCAGATCCGCGTTCTTGCGCGCACCTCCCGCCCGGTCGATCGCGTCGGCGACCCGCGCCCCGGGCGTGAGTTGCACCAGACCCGGCGTGTGCACCAAACCGACGACACTGACCACCATCTGCGCCGGGATCGATTCGGTCGGCACGGCCGGCGGCGTCGACGGGTCCGACATCGACGAGGTGCCGGCCACCGCACCGAAATCCACGACCGGCGCCGACCCCGACCCGCGGAACAGTCCGAAGGCCGCGACGGCACAGACGACGACACCGACCGCGATCAGCGCGAGAGCTGCCGGTGGCGCGACCGCGAAGCGCCGCCGAGGGATGGGATCGTCGTCGAAGTCATCGTCATCCTCGGCACCGTCGCCGCCGACACTGTCGCCGCCGTCGGCGTCCGACCGTCGCCGCTGGGTTCGCGCCGGCGTGTCAAGCCACGTCGGCATCCCGCCGATCCCCCACCCGGGATGCTCGGGTTCCTCGACGGGGCCGAGCCGGTCGTCGATGTCCGGCGCGAGCGGCGGCGACACGGGGTCGATGCCTGCCGTACCGTCCCGTCGGTCCGGCAGATCGGCCACCGGCGCCAGCCGGTCCAGCGGGTTCCGCCGTCCTGATGCGCTCATGACGCCACACGCTAGGTCGCACAGCCGCCGCTGCTCCGCACGCGAACCGCAGAACCCGCGATCTGTGGACGGTCAGCGCGAGCTGTGGATGGCGCCGAGCCCGGCGCGCCGGACCGCTAGGACTCGCCGAGACCCTCGATCGGTTCGAGGTGCGCGGCGATCACGACGCCCACCGCGCCGGGGCCGACGTGGGCGCCGAGGATGGGACCGAGATCAACGGTCAGCTCGGAGGTCACCACCCGCAGCTTGGCGTGGACGGCCGCGCGCAGTTCCTCGGCGACGTCCGGGCTCTGACAGTGCTGGATGCCGACCGTGACCGCGCGCCCGCCCGCGGAGTCGGCGGCGGCGTCGACCATCTTGTCCAGCGCCTTGGAGAACGTGCGATGACGTTCCTTCAGCGTCAGGGTCCCGTCGACCATGTGCAGGATCGGTTTGATGGACAGCGCCGATCCGAAGAGCTTGCCCGCGGCGCTGATCCGGCCACTGTTGCGCAGATTGTCGAGCTGCTGCACACACAGCAGCGAGTCGACGGTCGCTGCCTGTCGGATGGCGGACTCGTACACGCGGTCCCGGTCGGCTCCCCCGGCGGCGGCCTGGGCGGCCGCGACGGCGGTGAAACCGACTGCGAGACCGACAGATCGGGAATCGACGACCCGAACCTGCCCGGAGAACTTCTCCGCAGCCATCCGCGCCGAACTCCAGGTCCCCGACAACCGGCGCGACATGTGGACGGCGACGACGCCGGCACCCTGACTCGCCTCGAGCGCGGACTCGAAATGTTCGGAGAGATCGTTGGGGTTGGCGCCGGAGGTGGTCACGCCCGGCGTCGTCACGATGTCGGCCGGGATGTCGTCGACACCTTCGCGGTAGTCCTCGTCGCCGACGGCGAGGTGCAATGGGACCTGCCGTATCCCGTAGTGCTCGGTCACCGACCGCGGCAGTCGGGACGAGGAGTCTGTGACGACGACGACAGGCACGCGTCTACGTTAACGGGTTCACGCGCCGGGCCTCCACGGGCGTCGGGGTCGGGCCCCCGGCGTCGCGGTTCGCGCGCCGCCGGACGGCGTCGACGACCGGGGCGACAACGTCGGCGATGCCCCGATGGCACGAGAAACCCCAGTGGATTCCGTCGGGATTCATCTCGGCGGTGTCGTCGTCGAAGGCGTCCCGGGTGACCGGGTAGAAGTCGACACTCGGTAGGCCGTGGCTCGACGCCCATCGCGACATCGCCGCGGTCGTCGGGATCCGCCCGGCATGGACGTTGCCGTAATACGGGCTGCGGTGGGTGGGCGGCAGGCACACGACGATCGGGAGGTCCGGACGCAACTGGGCGAGCGCCGCGCGGATCTTCTCCAGGTACTCGATCGTGACGTGCGGCGGCAGCGCGAGCGGCCATCCGAGG
The genomic region above belongs to Gordonia hongkongensis and contains:
- a CDS encoding DegV family protein, with translation MPVVVVTDSSSRLPRSVTEHYGIRQVPLHLAVGDEDYREGVDDIPADIVTTPGVTTSGANPNDLSEHFESALEASQGAGVVAVHMSRRLSGTWSSARMAAEKFSGQVRVVDSRSVGLAVGFTAVAAAQAAAGGADRDRVYESAIRQAATVDSLLCVQQLDNLRNSGRISAAGKLFGSALSIKPILHMVDGTLTLKERHRTFSKALDKMVDAAADSAGGRAVTVGIQHCQSPDVAEELRAAVHAKLRVVTSELTVDLGPILGAHVGPGAVGVVIAAHLEPIEGLGES
- a CDS encoding ComEA family DNA-binding protein, with the translated sequence MSASGRRNPLDRLAPVADLPDRRDGTAGIDPVSPPLAPDIDDRLGPVEEPEHPGWGIGGMPTWLDTPARTQRRRSDADGGDSVGGDGAEDDDDFDDDPIPRRRFAVAPPAALALIAVGVVVCAVAAFGLFRGSGSAPVVDFGAVAGTSSMSDPSTPPAVPTESIPAQMVVSVVGLVHTPGLVQLTPGARVADAIDRAGGARKNADLLSLNLAQVLRDGDQILVGYAGGQGEMSLRSAVVGASGAPPAPAGAPPADAGAPAGGSGGPPATGGLVNLNTATEADLDELPGVGPVTAKAILSWRDRNGRFSSVDQLAEVDGIGPARLARLRDLVTV
- the octT gene encoding diglucosylglycerate octanoyltransferase, producing MTEAAGPGPSAADARERCVLVLSDSLAYYGPQGGLPADDPRIWPMLVGAATRSEVRLFGRIGWTSRDVWWALTQDPNIWATVPRADVVVLAFGGMDTLPSPLPTAFREQIRYIRPNGLRQRIRAAYAWIQPRGSHLGWPLALPPHVTIEYLEKIRAALAQLRPDLPIVVCLPPTHRSPYYGNVHAGRIPTTAAMSRWASSHGLPSVDFYPVTRDAFDDDTAEMNPDGIHWGFSCHRGIADVVAPVVDAVRRRANRDAGGPTPTPVEARRVNPLT
- a CDS encoding ComEC/Rec2 family competence protein translates to MDYRLLVPAVAVWSVTAFGLVMPPGYTLGLAICSGAVASVGTLVCAGGRFGWDAVGLIIVVAGLAAVCATSLAIRQEVRSDHPLAASTGKSTVVLTVRGDPVVVGPSSAGRVRLRVDVEQVGSHRVPTASADLMGDLGEWSGLLPGQRVLTVARVRPPPEHSLLVATLTAQQPRVVGSPPAHQQVAGAIRERLQVLAARALDEDAAGLLPGLVLGDERSLDDGLRDDFRDAGLSHLTAVSGSNFAIVCGAALLVVRSAGVPPRAAAVVGLVVILAFVVLVRPSPSVVRAALMGAVGVLALFASRRAQAFPALGAAVVGGLLWWPELALQPGFALSVAATAAIVLWAPRFRDRLREWRCPPGVAEVIAMAVTAQVVTAPIVVVVTGTFSVVGIVANLLVAPVVAVISVVGTLAALIGAIGPPDGVGALVGELLVRALAPELWWMVVCARTLGGVGWASVEVPSPFG